Proteins encoded together in one Hymenobacter monticola window:
- a CDS encoding MFS transporter — translation MEQGLPNATDAPVAHDNNTTTTRQIWQVITASSVGTVIEWYDFYIFGSLAAIIGPVLFGSKGKPEETLLGALAVFGVGFVVRPFGAVVFGRIGDMIGRKYTFLVTLLMMGGATVATGLVPSYDKIGWVAPAIVLVLRLFQGLALGGEYGGAATYVAEYAPDNRRGYFTSYIQITATAGLILSILVIVLTKKAMPDADFKTWGWRIPFLLSGVLIIASYYIRKQLHESPLFAKAKAEGKTSTSPLRDSFLNPVNRRLVLIALFGATMGQGVVFYTSQFYAYSFMQNALKLDLIDASIVLVVSMVLATPLFIYFGALSDRIGRKRIIMAGMLCAALFTVPLFYGLKAFAGPITDVTPATVDAAGQAVATVQKALAPNLPMMTLLTFFLVLFVTMVYGPIAAYLVELFPTKVRYTSLSVPYHIGNGIFGGFVPLVATWIAVWAQAQPAGSFAQEHAALTGLVYPVIIAAVCWVIGSALMKDTRNVRIMD, via the coding sequence ATGGAACAAGGTTTACCCAACGCAACGGACGCACCCGTGGCGCACGATAACAACACGACCACCACCCGTCAAATCTGGCAGGTGATAACGGCCTCATCGGTAGGCACGGTCATCGAGTGGTACGATTTCTACATCTTCGGCTCGCTGGCGGCCATCATCGGGCCGGTACTGTTTGGCTCGAAGGGCAAGCCGGAGGAAACGCTACTGGGGGCGCTGGCCGTGTTTGGCGTTGGCTTTGTGGTGCGGCCGTTTGGGGCCGTGGTGTTTGGCCGTATCGGCGACATGATAGGGCGCAAATACACCTTTCTGGTGACACTGCTCATGATGGGCGGCGCCACCGTGGCCACCGGCCTGGTGCCGAGCTACGACAAAATTGGCTGGGTGGCGCCGGCCATCGTGCTGGTGCTGCGTCTGTTCCAAGGACTGGCGCTGGGCGGCGAATACGGCGGGGCCGCCACCTACGTGGCCGAGTACGCCCCCGACAACCGGCGCGGCTACTTCACCAGCTACATCCAGATTACGGCTACCGCCGGCCTCATCCTGAGCATTCTCGTCATTGTGCTCACCAAAAAAGCCATGCCCGACGCCGACTTCAAGACCTGGGGTTGGCGCATCCCGTTCCTGCTCTCGGGCGTGCTTATTATTGCCTCCTACTACATCCGCAAGCAGCTGCACGAGTCGCCGCTGTTCGCCAAAGCCAAGGCCGAGGGCAAAACCAGCACCAGCCCGCTGCGCGATTCCTTCCTCAACCCGGTGAACCGCCGCCTCGTGCTCATCGCCCTCTTTGGCGCCACTATGGGCCAGGGCGTGGTGTTCTATACCAGCCAGTTCTATGCCTATTCCTTCATGCAAAACGCCCTAAAGCTGGATTTGATTGACGCCAGCATTGTGCTGGTGGTGAGCATGGTGCTGGCCACGCCGCTGTTCATCTACTTTGGGGCTCTTTCCGACCGCATCGGGCGCAAGCGCATTATCATGGCCGGCATGCTGTGCGCTGCCCTGTTCACGGTGCCGCTCTTTTATGGCCTCAAAGCCTTTGCCGGCCCCATCACCGACGTAACTCCCGCCACCGTGGACGCCGCCGGCCAGGCCGTGGCCACCGTGCAGAAAGCCCTCGCGCCCAACCTGCCCATGATGACGCTGCTCACCTTCTTCCTGGTGCTGTTCGTTACGATGGTGTACGGCCCCATCGCCGCCTACCTCGTCGAGCTCTTTCCCACCAAGGTGCGCTACACCTCGCTCTCGGTGCCCTACCACATTGGCAATGGCATCTTCGGTGGCTTCGTGCCGCTCGTGGCCACCTGGATTGCCGTTTGGGCCCAGGCCCAGCCAGCGGGCTCTTTCGCGCAGGAGCACGCCGCCCTCACGGGGCTGGTTTATCCGGTCATCATTGCGGCGGTGTGTTGGGTTATCGGCTCGGCGCTGATGAAGGACACCCGCAACGTGCGGATAATGGATTGA
- the acs gene encoding acetate--CoA ligase gives MSPFRIRTLEEYHAAYQKSVEDPDGFWAEVAEPFTWRKKWDTVRSGEFSPAGESKWFEGARLNITENCLDRHLAQRGNKLALIFEPNDPKTRHLRLTYRELYQQVCQFANVLHANGVEKGDRVIIYLPMIPSLAIAVLACARIGAVHSVVFAGFSATAIADRVNDADAHFVLTADGLNRGPKQIPVKSVVDEALLHCPGVRRVIVVEHLGWPVHMQPGRDVWYHEEAQGVPLTCPAEEMKAEDPLFILYTSGSTGKPKGVVHTTAGYMVWADYTFRNVFQVEENDVYWCTADIGWVTGHTYLLYGPLLAGSTSLQFEGVPTYPDAGRFWEVIDKHNVTIFYTAPTAIRSLMATPLDNVLSYSLSSLRVLGSVGEPINEEAWHWYHTHIGKGRCPIVDTWWQTETGGIMLSALADITPSVPARAGLPLPGVQPVLLNQDGTEIEGNDQEGYLAIKASWPSVIRTTWGDHARAQQTYFQPYPGYYFTGDGARRDEQGLYRIIGRVDDVINVSGHRFGTAEIENAINQNEHVVESAVVGYPHDVKGQGIYAYIICQDGPPKNPAEAKQWEASIIETVVAEIGKIAKPDKIQLVSGLPKTRSGKIMRRILRKVAEGETSNLGDVTTLLDPAVVDEIVAGRK, from the coding sequence ATGTCTCCTTTCCGCATTCGCACGCTTGAAGAATACCACGCCGCTTACCAAAAGTCCGTTGAGGACCCCGACGGCTTCTGGGCCGAAGTGGCCGAGCCCTTCACCTGGCGCAAAAAGTGGGACACGGTGCGCAGCGGCGAGTTTTCGCCGGCCGGCGAGAGCAAATGGTTCGAGGGCGCCCGCCTCAACATCACCGAGAATTGCCTCGACCGCCACTTGGCGCAGCGCGGCAACAAGCTGGCCCTCATCTTCGAGCCCAACGACCCCAAAACCCGCCACCTGCGCCTGACCTACCGCGAGCTGTACCAGCAGGTGTGTCAGTTTGCCAATGTGCTGCACGCCAATGGCGTCGAGAAAGGCGACCGGGTCATCATCTACCTGCCCATGATTCCGTCGCTGGCCATTGCCGTACTGGCCTGCGCGCGCATCGGGGCGGTGCATTCGGTGGTGTTTGCCGGCTTCTCGGCCACCGCCATTGCCGACCGCGTGAACGACGCCGATGCCCACTTCGTGCTCACGGCCGATGGCCTGAATCGCGGCCCCAAGCAGATTCCGGTCAAAAGCGTGGTCGATGAGGCCCTGCTGCATTGCCCCGGCGTGCGCCGCGTCATTGTGGTGGAGCACCTGGGCTGGCCCGTGCACATGCAGCCCGGCCGCGACGTGTGGTACCACGAAGAAGCCCAGGGCGTGCCCCTGACCTGCCCGGCCGAAGAAATGAAGGCCGAAGACCCCCTGTTCATCCTCTACACCAGCGGCAGCACCGGCAAGCCCAAGGGCGTGGTGCACACCACCGCCGGCTACATGGTGTGGGCCGACTATACCTTCCGCAACGTGTTTCAGGTGGAGGAAAATGACGTGTACTGGTGCACCGCCGACATCGGCTGGGTGACGGGCCACACGTACTTGCTCTACGGCCCGCTGCTGGCCGGCAGTACCAGCCTGCAGTTCGAGGGCGTGCCCACTTACCCCGACGCCGGCCGTTTCTGGGAGGTGATTGACAAGCACAACGTCACCATTTTCTACACCGCGCCCACGGCCATCCGCAGCCTCATGGCCACCCCGCTGGATAACGTGCTCAGCTACTCGCTCAGCAGCCTGCGCGTGCTCGGCTCGGTGGGCGAGCCCATCAACGAGGAAGCCTGGCACTGGTACCACACGCACATCGGCAAGGGCCGCTGCCCCATCGTCGACACTTGGTGGCAGACCGAAACCGGCGGCATCATGCTCTCGGCCCTGGCCGACATCACGCCCAGCGTGCCCGCCCGCGCCGGCCTGCCGCTACCCGGCGTGCAGCCCGTGCTACTCAACCAGGACGGCACCGAAATCGAGGGCAACGACCAGGAAGGGTACTTGGCCATCAAAGCCAGCTGGCCGTCTGTCATCCGCACCACTTGGGGCGACCACGCCCGCGCTCAGCAAACCTATTTTCAGCCCTACCCGGGCTACTATTTCACCGGCGACGGCGCCCGGCGCGACGAGCAAGGACTTTACCGCATCATCGGGCGCGTCGACGACGTCATCAACGTGAGCGGCCACCGCTTCGGCACCGCCGAAATCGAAAACGCCATCAACCAAAACGAACACGTGGTGGAGTCGGCCGTAGTGGGCTACCCGCACGACGTGAAGGGCCAAGGCATTTATGCCTACATCATCTGCCAGGACGGCCCGCCCAAAAACCCCGCCGAAGCCAAGCAGTGGGAGGCCAGCATTATCGAAACGGTGGTGGCCGAAATCGGCAAAATCGCCAAGCCCGATAAGATTCAGCTTGTGTCGGGCCTGCCTAAAACCCGCTCCGGCAAAATCATGCGCCGCATCTTGCGCAAAGTGGCCGAGGGCGAAACCAGCAACCTGGGCGACGTGACCACGCTGCTCGACCCGGCCGTGGTAGATGAAATTGTTGCGGGGCGGAAATAG
- a CDS encoding zinc-dependent alcohol dehydrogenase, translated as MLAMDFRGPKRVRAVQKPMPTILHPEDAIVKVLRTCICGSDLHLYNGNVPDTRVGMTFGHEFVGEIVEVGSEVTNVKVGDRVLVPFNIACGRCIFCKQGMFGNCHESNSEATAVGGFLGYAHTGGGHNGGQAEYARVPYANFGPTVIPAGMSLDDAVLLTDITPTGYQAAEMAGIQPGDTVVVFGAGPVGIMAARCCWLFGAGRVIIIDKEDYRLEFAQNFAKCEAYNFEKDMDDPVMFIKKQTDWIGADACIDAVGAEAAGNAMQTITGRKLLLQAGSATALHWAINSVRKGGVVSIVGVYGPTDNLVPIGNLINKGITMRGNQASVKRHLPRLIDHVMNGILKPSELITHRIPLEDVADGYRIFSAKLDNCIKPVLIPPTANA; from the coding sequence ATGTTAGCAATGGATTTTAGGGGCCCCAAGAGGGTCCGCGCCGTTCAAAAGCCCATGCCCACCATCTTGCATCCCGAGGATGCCATTGTGAAGGTGCTGCGCACGTGCATCTGCGGGTCCGACCTGCACCTCTACAACGGGAACGTCCCCGATACCCGCGTCGGCATGACGTTTGGGCACGAATTCGTCGGAGAAATCGTCGAAGTTGGTTCCGAAGTAACCAACGTGAAAGTGGGCGACCGGGTGCTGGTGCCCTTCAACATTGCCTGCGGGCGCTGCATTTTCTGCAAGCAGGGCATGTTCGGCAACTGCCACGAATCTAACTCCGAGGCTACGGCAGTGGGCGGCTTCCTGGGCTATGCGCACACCGGGGGCGGCCACAACGGCGGCCAGGCTGAGTACGCACGGGTGCCTTATGCCAACTTCGGCCCCACGGTCATTCCGGCGGGCATGAGCCTCGACGATGCCGTACTGCTCACCGACATCACCCCGACCGGCTACCAGGCCGCCGAAATGGCCGGCATTCAGCCCGGCGACACGGTGGTGGTGTTTGGCGCGGGTCCGGTGGGCATTATGGCGGCGCGCTGCTGCTGGCTGTTTGGCGCGGGCCGCGTCATCATCATCGACAAGGAAGACTACCGGCTCGAATTCGCCCAGAATTTCGCCAAGTGCGAGGCCTACAACTTCGAGAAGGACATGGATGACCCGGTTATGTTCATCAAAAAGCAAACCGATTGGATTGGAGCCGACGCCTGCATCGACGCCGTAGGGGCCGAGGCCGCTGGCAACGCCATGCAAACCATCACCGGGCGCAAATTGCTGCTACAGGCCGGTTCGGCCACGGCGCTGCACTGGGCCATCAACTCGGTGCGCAAAGGCGGCGTAGTGTCCATCGTGGGCGTGTACGGCCCCACCGACAACCTAGTGCCCATTGGCAACCTGATTAACAAAGGCATCACCATGCGCGGCAACCAGGCCTCGGTGAAGCGCCACCTGCCCCGCCTGATTGACCACGTCATGAACGGCATCCTCAAGCCCAGCGAATTGATTACGCACCGCATCCCGCTGGAGGACGTGGCCGACGGCTATCGCATTTTTTCGGCCAAGCTCGACAACTGCATCAAGCCGGTCCTCATCCCCCCCACTGCTAACGCCTAA
- a CDS encoding right-handed parallel beta-helix repeat-containing protein, with protein MKYRLQFLFLGGLMLTSASVAHAQLGGTKTINPAGSGANNYATFGAAVTALNTGGVAAAGVTFNVAAGVVFDEVVPPLTASGTAAGPLIFQKSGSGLNPKIQGTGTGATDAALTLDGADYVQFLRIDVEDKAANTTAAQQLENGILLQNGATNNTFLEGTVTLNRANTNRTNGVAMLNGGNNNNHFYALTVQNCSYGYDLEGTAALPDDGTEIGPFPGAGIGFPVPSRVLSIGVPPAGTPGGIAFSTYGIYLSRQTNARVFRTEVNGVTGTSGVYGIYSTGTTNSVDVTDCRVHALSGSGTAGIVMGYYVGSGTTHRFLRNKAYDIEALGTSGFAAGFDITAGTNNYLANNMIYDVRATASGAGTSVRAFSFRGGNSYAYHNTVVIGYTATNPANKSGALFMSGGQTVDLRNNIFVNLVSGLPTGGGGIAAAFFKNNTVMTSLATGTNNNIYYAGPPSDEKPIFYGAAVGATPAGLDQTLAQYKARVPAVEQASLTELPPFVNATTDPHLQAGQPTRAEGGGTPLAATALPVATDIDNDTRNATRPDIGADEGSFTPLAARAELLVDLIAELAPNPTGRGDAPALYLSGPAKLLSLAVTDALGRTVATAQTIRHAAGAEALALPKGLTPGLYVVRLRELATGAALSRQWVVQ; from the coding sequence ATGAAATACCGGCTACAGTTCTTATTTCTTGGCGGGCTGATGCTGACCTCTGCGTCGGTAGCTCATGCCCAGCTTGGCGGCACCAAAACCATCAATCCTGCCGGCTCCGGAGCTAACAACTACGCCACCTTTGGCGCAGCAGTAACAGCGCTAAACACGGGCGGCGTAGCAGCCGCAGGCGTCACGTTCAACGTGGCGGCGGGCGTGGTATTTGATGAGGTGGTGCCGCCCCTCACGGCCAGCGGCACGGCGGCCGGGCCCCTTATTTTTCAGAAAAGTGGCAGCGGGCTCAATCCTAAAATCCAGGGCACGGGCACGGGCGCGACCGACGCGGCCTTAACCCTGGACGGGGCCGACTACGTGCAGTTTCTGCGCATCGACGTGGAAGACAAGGCGGCCAACACCACGGCTGCGCAGCAACTCGAAAATGGCATACTGCTGCAAAACGGCGCCACCAACAACACCTTCCTGGAAGGCACCGTGACGTTGAACCGGGCCAATACCAACCGCACGAACGGCGTGGCCATGCTCAACGGCGGCAACAATAACAACCACTTTTACGCCCTCACGGTGCAGAACTGCTCCTACGGCTACGACCTGGAAGGCACCGCGGCCCTGCCCGACGACGGGACCGAGATTGGGCCCTTTCCGGGCGCGGGTATTGGCTTCCCCGTGCCCAGCCGCGTGCTCAGCATTGGGGTGCCGCCTGCGGGCACGCCGGGCGGCATCGCCTTTTCCACTTACGGTATCTACCTGAGCCGGCAGACCAACGCCCGCGTGTTCCGGACGGAAGTCAATGGTGTGACGGGCACCAGCGGCGTGTACGGCATCTACTCCACCGGCACCACCAACAGCGTGGACGTGACCGACTGCCGCGTGCACGCCTTGAGCGGCAGCGGCACGGCGGGCATTGTGATGGGCTACTACGTGGGCAGCGGCACCACCCACCGTTTCCTGCGCAACAAGGCCTACGATATTGAGGCGCTGGGCACCAGCGGCTTCGCGGCAGGCTTTGACATTACGGCCGGCACCAATAACTACCTGGCCAACAACATGATTTACGACGTGCGGGCTACTGCCAGCGGCGCGGGCACGTCGGTGCGGGCCTTTAGCTTCCGGGGCGGCAACAGCTACGCTTACCACAATACAGTGGTTATCGGTTACACGGCTACTAATCCGGCCAACAAGAGCGGGGCGCTGTTTATGTCGGGCGGGCAAACGGTGGACTTGCGCAACAACATTTTTGTAAACCTGGTGAGCGGCCTACCCACGGGTGGCGGCGGCATTGCCGCGGCTTTTTTCAAGAATAACACGGTGATGACAAGCCTAGCCACAGGCACTAACAACAACATTTACTACGCCGGCCCGCCGTCGGACGAAAAACCCATTTTCTACGGCGCGGCGGTGGGCGCCACCCCGGCTGGCCTCGACCAGACGCTGGCCCAGTACAAAGCCCGCGTGCCCGCGGTGGAACAGGCTTCCCTCACGGAACTGCCGCCCTTCGTGAATGCCACTACCGACCCGCACCTGCAGGCCGGCCAGCCCACCCGCGCCGAAGGCGGCGGCACCCCGCTTGCCGCCACTGCCCTGCCCGTAGCTACTGACATTGATAACGATACGCGCAACGCCACCCGCCCCGATATTGGCGCCGACGAGGGCAGCTTCACCCCGCTGGCGGCACGGGCGGAGCTGCTTGTTGACTTAATTGCCGAGTTGGCGCCCAACCCCACCGGACGCGGCGACGCCCCGGCCCTGTACCTGAGCGGCCCGGCCAAATTGCTTTCTCTGGCCGTTACCGACGCATTGGGCCGCACGGTAGCGACGGCTCAAACCATACGCCACGCGGCCGGCGCCGAGGCGCTGGCTTTGCCCAAAGGCCTAACGCCAGGCCTGTATGTGGTGCGGTTGCGCGAGTTGGCCACGGGCGCCGCGCTCAGCCGGCAATGGGTGGTGCAATAA
- a CDS encoding exonuclease domain-containing protein, translating to MYAIIDLETTGGQPTQDRITEIAIYIHDGEKIVDEYATLLNPGRAIPPFITQLTGITNDMVSDAPKFHEVARKVVEMTEGCVFVAHNVRFDYSFLKKEFADLGYNYSRKTLCTVRLSRSLIPGQPSYSLGKLCKNIGIPLQDRHRAAGDAHATALLFGKLLAITNESQDLPHGQDTSHTLARVDALAPAGRRPDGTKTPSPKRVAAVQTAIREALMPPLLPASVVANLPQATGVYYFHNEAGEVIYVGKSINIYKRIQQHFAVDVKSRKSLEFKNSIADITWELTGSELVALLYESHLIKHMKPAYNRAQRRSVFPAGIYLRTDEQGYKRLAYGRADARNAEIPIIALGNQYKAQGFLYHKVAKYNLCQKLCGLYKTNGPCFDYQVHRCQGACVGEESPESYNLRVDEAIDSISYEHESFVVIGPGRTELEKSIVLIENGRYRGFGYVDESFSARKLADFREVITPYTDNKDIQQIIRNHLRTKRKGEKVKVFG from the coding sequence TTGTACGCCATTATCGACCTTGAAACCACCGGCGGGCAGCCCACTCAGGACCGCATCACCGAAATCGCTATCTACATTCACGACGGCGAAAAAATCGTGGACGAGTACGCCACGCTGCTAAACCCGGGCCGGGCCATTCCGCCCTTCATCACGCAGCTCACGGGCATTACCAACGACATGGTGAGCGACGCGCCCAAGTTCCACGAGGTGGCCCGCAAAGTGGTGGAAATGACCGAAGGCTGCGTGTTTGTGGCCCACAACGTGCGGTTTGACTACTCGTTTCTGAAAAAGGAATTTGCGGACTTGGGCTATAACTATTCGCGCAAAACGCTGTGCACCGTGCGCCTCTCGCGCAGCCTCATTCCTGGGCAGCCGAGCTACAGCCTAGGCAAACTGTGCAAGAACATCGGTATTCCGCTGCAGGACCGGCACCGCGCCGCCGGCGATGCCCACGCCACGGCCTTGCTTTTTGGCAAGCTGCTGGCCATCACCAACGAAAGCCAGGACCTGCCCCACGGCCAGGACACCAGCCACACCCTGGCCCGCGTTGATGCCCTGGCCCCCGCCGGCCGCCGGCCCGATGGCACCAAAACGCCCTCCCCTAAGCGCGTGGCTGCCGTGCAAACGGCCATCCGGGAGGCGCTGATGCCGCCGCTGCTGCCGGCGTCGGTGGTGGCCAACCTGCCGCAGGCCACGGGCGTGTACTATTTCCACAACGAAGCCGGGGAGGTGATTTACGTGGGTAAATCCATCAACATCTACAAGCGCATTCAGCAGCACTTTGCGGTGGATGTGAAGTCGCGCAAGAGCTTGGAGTTCAAGAATTCCATTGCCGACATCACCTGGGAGCTGACCGGCTCGGAGCTGGTGGCGCTGCTCTACGAGTCACACCTGATTAAGCACATGAAGCCGGCTTACAACCGCGCGCAGCGGCGCTCCGTGTTTCCAGCGGGCATCTATTTGCGCACCGATGAGCAGGGCTATAAGCGCCTGGCCTACGGCCGCGCTGACGCGCGCAACGCCGAAATTCCCATCATTGCGCTGGGCAACCAGTACAAGGCCCAGGGGTTTCTCTATCACAAGGTGGCCAAGTACAACCTCTGTCAGAAGCTGTGTGGCCTGTACAAAACCAATGGCCCCTGCTTCGACTACCAGGTGCACCGCTGCCAGGGCGCTTGCGTGGGCGAAGAATCGCCGGAGAGCTACAACCTGCGCGTGGACGAGGCCATCGATTCTATCAGCTACGAGCACGAAAGCTTCGTGGTGATTGGACCGGGCCGTACGGAGCTGGAAAAGAGCATTGTGCTGATAGAGAACGGGCGCTACCGCGGTTTTGGCTACGTGGATGAGAGTTTTTCGGCGCGCAAGCTGGCTGATTTCCGCGAGGTCATCACGCCTTATACCGACAACAAGGACATTCAGCAGATTATTCGTAACCACTTGCGCACCAAGCGCAAGGGAGAGAAAGTAAAGGTGTTTGGTTGA
- a CDS encoding PA2169 family four-helix-bundle protein has protein sequence MATTNNSNAAFSELLAIAHTGAKGYQEAAEGASNPQIKAELSQLSQQRAQFESQLQQQANRLGVAGDAVGGVEAAVTEAAAAVHRGWINLKSAITGQSDSAILGECETGDATALTYEAALKSDLPSDVRSVVEQQHSQILAAKNKITQLKGQAK, from the coding sequence ATGGCTACGACCAACAATTCCAACGCCGCCTTCTCCGAACTGCTCGCCATCGCCCACACCGGTGCCAAAGGCTATCAAGAAGCCGCCGAAGGCGCCAGCAATCCCCAAATCAAAGCCGAGCTCAGCCAGCTCTCGCAACAGCGCGCGCAGTTTGAGTCGCAGCTGCAGCAGCAAGCCAACCGCCTGGGCGTGGCCGGCGATGCGGTAGGTGGCGTAGAAGCCGCTGTGACCGAAGCCGCCGCCGCCGTGCACCGCGGCTGGATTAACCTGAAATCGGCCATCACCGGCCAAAGCGACTCGGCCATCCTGGGCGAGTGCGAAACCGGCGACGCCACGGCCCTCACCTACGAAGCCGCGTTGAAATCGGACCTACCCTCCGACGTGCGCTCGGTGGTGGAGCAGCAGCACAGCCAGATTCTGGCCGCTAAAAACAAAATCACCCAGCTGAAAGGCCAAGCGAAATAA
- a CDS encoding AI-2E family transporter, whose protein sequence is MMPPSTLPRANNFNLPRNIPSPTQHHAPAEVKQAPVVYYTFLLIGLSLLVFVLRKLDGVLLPILYAGLLSVLLLPLVTRLEARKVPRIWAIIIALVVVIGGLTGLFYLFGTQLAGLRDEWPKLQEKGIMFFDQLQQWASVKFGYHPMSKEELIDSSMKSIKKSAGGYLGSTLSTTAAVLSVTTLVPIYIFCFLYYRDHMRQFMFRFVAPDKRTTVLHTMDGIQTVVQAYIQGLFTVIVIVAVLNAIGLLLLGVKFAIFFAIFASVLAVIPYIGIMIGASIPALITLVETGSPAKAAAVVGVFLVVQFLEGNFITPMVTGSKVSINPMAAIIALILGGELWGTPGMILSIPLVAVLKVVLDSNKTSEPWGFLLGDVAEGDETPKDKSDDKPGGVRKAWGTFWHMLKRM, encoded by the coding sequence ATGATGCCCCCTTCTACGCTCCCGCGCGCCAACAATTTCAACCTGCCCCGCAACATCCCTTCGCCCACGCAGCACCACGCGCCGGCCGAGGTGAAGCAGGCGCCGGTGGTGTACTACACGTTTCTGCTCATCGGCTTGTCGCTGCTGGTGTTTGTGCTGCGCAAGCTCGACGGCGTGCTGCTGCCTATCCTCTATGCCGGGCTGCTGTCGGTGCTGCTGTTGCCGCTCGTAACGCGGCTGGAAGCTCGCAAGGTGCCGCGCATCTGGGCCATCATCATCGCGCTGGTGGTGGTGATTGGGGGTTTGACGGGGCTTTTTTACCTATTCGGTACGCAACTCGCGGGCCTGCGCGACGAGTGGCCCAAGCTGCAGGAAAAGGGCATTATGTTCTTCGACCAGCTGCAGCAGTGGGCCAGCGTCAAGTTTGGCTACCACCCCATGAGCAAGGAAGAACTGATTGATTCTTCCATGAAAAGCATCAAGAAATCGGCGGGCGGCTATCTGGGCTCCACGCTCAGCACCACGGCGGCCGTGTTGAGCGTGACCACGCTGGTACCCATCTACATTTTCTGCTTTCTGTACTACCGCGACCACATGCGGCAGTTCATGTTCCGCTTTGTGGCCCCCGATAAGCGCACCACCGTGCTGCACACCATGGACGGCATCCAGACCGTGGTGCAGGCTTATATTCAGGGGCTGTTCACGGTTATCGTTATTGTGGCGGTGCTCAACGCCATCGGGCTGCTGCTGCTGGGGGTGAAATTCGCCATCTTTTTTGCCATTTTCGCCTCGGTGCTGGCCGTCATTCCTTACATCGGCATCATGATAGGGGCCAGCATTCCGGCCCTGATTACGCTGGTGGAAACCGGCTCTCCGGCCAAAGCGGCGGCCGTAGTCGGCGTGTTTCTGGTGGTGCAGTTTCTGGAGGGCAATTTCATTACGCCCATGGTAACGGGCTCGAAGGTGAGCATCAACCCCATGGCCGCCATCATTGCCCTGATTCTGGGCGGTGAGCTGTGGGGCACGCCGGGCATGATTCTGAGCATTCCGCTGGTGGCCGTGCTCAAAGTGGTGCTCGACTCCAATAAAACGTCCGAGCCCTGGGGTTTTTTGCTCGGCGACGTGGCCGAAGGCGACGAAACCCCCAAAGACAAATCGGACGACAAACCCGGCGGCGTGCGCAAAGCCTGGGGCACGTTCTGGCATATGCTTAAGCGAATGTAG